From one Gammaproteobacteria bacterium genomic stretch:
- a CDS encoding ankyrin repeat domain-containing protein, with the protein MNRSGETTLSITNTRDPKDQMTEARLSDDLLEPNQVTNEDNAISSPTLTSQTDDANPTSESTSEDSEDKFKLLSAELIAHIGSFLDLTALVQFQQVDTIIQACLQQHLFKVDFWREKLLENFHIPLEISNTFAFPHLVHKRLTSLANQPDYDGLDLFKKIRYAFSAPGYDPLSMPWLFFPFTIDSHKRFINQLNDDGEIFQSYYLDMGCRVGNSAFVQFMVRKYGFKLNSERLKYACMSGDLDLVRLFTETHKIKPSKSVLNSAVISGNVSLVEYLTKKFKFKPSDHTLDCSLLSGNCETVEYLRDNYQIDHGVNALNFAITGGNTQLLMSLPDNLTTEHVNSTLSEKTISIKLVQHLVEKKNFKPTQKTLDKALAGAHHDLVEFLITTSFKNLPNFLLDFSCSCLSGNIEFVKKIIKEKNQVPDLHWLLPAIFSGNVLLVQYLIETYALDPRNIDFWRFKEPHICMEPYLFCHVPMAKFLIEEHGCIPNQRRFEDYIRGNNLPLARYLITECGFKFEDDLLGEMNPDNYIWLDGGPFEQLIEIGRNIRLKQLRNPLLIQYRHQQQLSSNPLFCAFKLKESYRFEQLQPDCDLSASGETFISAMSLFIRERFQNYTYLEMAPPCSHKKQNTQTVLQKVAESVQKKFAQTGKSTKKILIPFTIDKDDREWHLLELSFDQNSDTHEKSLVATIYSTKDYLYCRKDDPNRSLAHEWTYVDQDQYTPSSEEQILDQHFSSILTFVQVAFGPLKNKTYRQSTQSSLPNSSVFSVLMKMLSHLRLINSSKMYEGEKSYHRLNYKKGGSFFSTLAMAHWRTEVLGFLFVNLNKIPDLLQKGFGKTDDTSNLESSLTSAFYEEDKTTPKLVSYTNREGSTQANKKNVGYFLLKEAFLETYEFDGYDAATKEFTPALPEDPNRRDEFPTEALTFWTALAIFFGIPNRPEKASLDEGAVWTGRQYVRNFFGGWNPAKWDLKTNENNIEGKVLLNFILLFILVKIAIPVFKLVTIPFKTTLNIIKLFTEFLPTLARKITLQWSNDLYLLRQKKIRHARGFIATASAYVIYGSLSFFNFVLLITINLLFLFLRTGLSPEKSARMAWKTGKEETYDPVGKYILGTGLGFYSYLGTFIFWTILVAVAWSLAIPFIAVQFPSLVALFTTITHAPVISSGVLFIKSSMISLWGLVAEINIPVINLGLIFVSTLTLMVASRLSDDFSNAWARWLPAKSTSKVELPDTEKAASKKCDHENDFDKNPPQKISESTLVIFTGYEDAEQKANTSASLTDEFEHRVDESPLNTRTETSTPLLDQLSGVPEAVKSPDLHS; encoded by the coding sequence ATGAATAGAAGTGGCGAAACAACCCTAAGTATTACAAATACTAGAGATCCAAAAGACCAGATGACAGAGGCCAGACTATCTGATGATCTTCTAGAGCCCAATCAAGTAACAAATGAAGACAACGCTATTTCCAGCCCTACTCTTACTAGTCAAACTGATGACGCCAATCCAACATCTGAGTCCACAAGCGAAGACTCTGAGGATAAATTTAAATTATTGTCTGCAGAACTGATCGCACATATAGGCAGCTTTCTAGACCTGACTGCACTAGTACAGTTCCAGCAAGTTGATACGATTATACAAGCTTGTTTGCAACAACATCTTTTCAAAGTCGATTTCTGGAGAGAAAAACTCCTAGAGAATTTCCATATTCCTCTTGAGATTTCCAACACTTTTGCCTTCCCACATCTAGTGCACAAACGTCTTACTAGTCTGGCTAATCAACCTGATTATGACGGATTAGATTTATTCAAAAAAATACGATATGCATTTTCCGCGCCGGGTTACGATCCGTTATCAATGCCATGGCTATTTTTTCCTTTCACCATAGATTCGCACAAACGTTTTATTAATCAGCTCAACGATGATGGAGAAATCTTTCAGTCGTATTATTTAGATATGGGATGTAGAGTCGGTAATTCGGCCTTTGTTCAGTTTATGGTTCGGAAATATGGCTTCAAACTCAACTCTGAGCGTCTCAAATATGCATGCATGTCTGGAGATTTAGACCTAGTAAGATTATTTACTGAAACACACAAGATCAAGCCCTCAAAGAGTGTACTGAATTCTGCTGTAATTTCAGGAAACGTTTCGCTTGTAGAATATCTTACAAAAAAATTCAAATTCAAACCCAGCGATCACACGTTAGATTGCTCTTTATTGTCTGGCAATTGTGAAACCGTGGAATATTTACGGGATAATTATCAGATCGATCACGGCGTTAACGCATTAAACTTTGCTATAACAGGTGGAAACACCCAATTACTGATGAGCTTACCTGATAATTTAACCACTGAGCATGTCAACTCAACTCTTTCCGAAAAGACGATCAGTATAAAATTAGTACAACATCTAGTGGAAAAGAAAAACTTTAAACCCACTCAAAAAACTCTAGACAAAGCTCTTGCAGGTGCTCATCACGATCTAGTCGAATTTTTAATCACAACTTCATTTAAAAACCTACCCAATTTTTTATTAGATTTTAGCTGCTCTTGTCTTTCAGGCAACATCGAGTTTGTAAAAAAGATTATTAAAGAGAAAAATCAAGTTCCAGACTTACATTGGCTTCTCCCTGCAATTTTCTCTGGAAATGTCCTACTTGTACAATATCTCATCGAAACGTATGCGCTCGATCCAAGAAATATTGACTTCTGGAGATTTAAAGAACCACACATTTGTATGGAGCCCTATCTGTTTTGTCATGTTCCCATGGCCAAATTTTTAATCGAAGAGCATGGATGTATTCCAAACCAACGTAGATTTGAAGACTATATTCGAGGAAATAACCTACCTCTTGCACGCTATTTAATCACCGAATGTGGCTTTAAATTCGAGGATGATTTACTAGGTGAGATGAATCCCGATAATTACATATGGCTGGACGGGGGCCCATTTGAACAGTTAATCGAAATAGGGCGAAACATTCGCTTAAAACAATTGCGCAACCCATTGCTAATTCAGTACCGCCATCAACAACAGCTTTCATCCAATCCACTATTCTGCGCATTTAAGCTAAAAGAAAGCTATCGCTTTGAACAACTTCAGCCTGACTGTGATTTAAGTGCTTCGGGAGAAACCTTCATATCAGCGATGAGCCTTTTCATCAGAGAACGTTTTCAAAATTACACATATCTTGAAATGGCTCCTCCTTGTTCACACAAAAAACAAAATACTCAAACGGTGTTGCAAAAAGTTGCTGAGTCTGTACAAAAAAAGTTTGCACAGACAGGTAAATCAACCAAAAAGATTCTGATTCCATTTACGATTGATAAAGATGATCGTGAATGGCACTTATTAGAGCTCTCTTTTGATCAAAATTCGGATACTCACGAAAAATCACTAGTCGCCACAATCTACAGTACGAAGGACTATTTATACTGCAGGAAAGATGATCCTAATAGATCATTGGCACATGAATGGACCTATGTTGATCAAGATCAATATACCCCATCATCTGAAGAACAAATTCTAGATCAACACTTCTCCTCAATTTTAACGTTTGTTCAAGTAGCTTTTGGTCCTTTAAAAAATAAAACGTACCGTCAATCTACTCAATCAAGTTTACCTAACTCTTCCGTATTTTCAGTACTAATGAAAATGCTTAGTCATCTCAGACTGATAAACTCATCCAAAATGTATGAAGGCGAAAAATCTTATCACCGATTAAATTACAAAAAGGGAGGCAGCTTTTTTTCTACTCTAGCGATGGCTCATTGGCGCACAGAGGTTCTCGGATTTCTTTTTGTTAATCTCAATAAAATACCAGATTTATTACAAAAAGGCTTTGGAAAAACGGATGATACTTCGAATTTAGAAAGCAGTCTCACGTCGGCTTTTTATGAAGAAGACAAGACTACACCCAAACTCGTTTCTTATACTAATCGTGAAGGATCAACTCAAGCCAACAAAAAAAATGTCGGTTATTTTCTCTTAAAAGAAGCCTTCTTGGAAACGTACGAATTTGATGGCTACGATGCCGCAACGAAGGAATTCACCCCTGCACTTCCTGAAGATCCAAATCGACGAGATGAATTCCCTACCGAAGCATTAACATTCTGGACAGCACTCGCGATATTTTTTGGCATTCCAAATCGCCCTGAAAAAGCCAGCTTGGATGAAGGGGCTGTGTGGACTGGGCGACAATATGTTCGAAATTTTTTCGGTGGCTGGAATCCAGCGAAGTGGGATCTTAAAACAAATGAAAATAATATAGAAGGAAAAGTTCTATTAAATTTTATTCTGCTATTTATCCTCGTGAAAATCGCTATCCCTGTTTTCAAGTTAGTCACCATTCCTTTCAAAACAACACTGAACATTATTAAATTATTTACAGAATTTCTTCCTACTCTCGCACGAAAGATTACTTTACAGTGGTCAAATGATCTCTATCTTCTTCGACAAAAAAAAATACGACATGCCCGGGGATTTATTGCTACAGCTTCAGCTTATGTGATTTACGGAAGCTTATCTTTTTTCAACTTCGTTCTTCTTATTACTATAAATTTATTGTTCCTATTTTTAAGAACTGGCCTATCCCCCGAAAAAAGTGCCCGAATGGCCTGGAAAACAGGAAAAGAAGAGACTTATGATCCAGTTGGTAAATATATTCTAGGCACCGGTTTGGGATTCTACAGCTATTTAGGTACATTTATTTTTTGGACAATATTGGTTGCTGTCGCTTGGAGTCTCGCGATACCCTTCATCGCTGTACAGTTTCCAAGCCTAGTTGCTTTGTTCACAACTATCACACACGCACCTGTCATTTCTTCTGGCGTTTTATTCATTAAAAGCTCAATGATTTCTCTGTGGGGATTGGTTGCTGAAATCAATATTCCTGTAATCAATTTAGGATTAATTTTTGTCAGCACACTGACCCTCATGGTTGCATCCCGTCTTTCTGATGATTTCAGTAATGCGTGGGCACGATGGCTTCCAGCAAAATCAACTTCAAAAGTTGAGCTACCCGACACTGAAAAAGCGGCTTCAAAAAAGTGTGACCATGAAAACGATTTTGATAAAAATCCACCACAAAAAATTTCAGAAAGCACATTGGTGATTTTTACTGGGTATGAAGACGCCGAGCAGAAGGCCAATACAAGTGCCTCACTTACAGATGAGTTTGAACATCGAGTGGATGAAAGTCCTCTTAATACAAGAACTGAAACTAGTACCCCACTTTTAGATCAATTGTCTGGAGTACCAGAAGCGGTAAAATCACCCGATCTGCATAGTTAA
- the fis gene encoding DNA-binding transcriptional regulator Fis produces MSTATINIDCSNPALTVQSTPLREIIRQMLVNYFKQLDGAHTAHLYELVMEEVELPLLQIVMQFTEGNQTKAAELLGMSRGTLRKKLEHYKGKCQI; encoded by the coding sequence ATGTCAACCGCAACTATTAATATTGATTGCTCCAATCCTGCACTCACTGTGCAATCGACTCCGCTGCGCGAAATAATTCGGCAGATGTTGGTGAATTATTTTAAACAATTGGACGGTGCTCATACCGCTCATTTATACGAGCTTGTCATGGAAGAAGTAGAACTACCTCTTCTGCAAATTGTGATGCAATTTACTGAAGGTAATCAGACCAAAGCTGCTGAACTGCTTGGAATGAGTCGCGGCACACTGCGTAAAAAACTTGAGCATTATAAAGGAAAGTGTCAGATCTAA
- the icmH gene encoding type IVB secretion system protein IcmH/DotU, whose product MSTDILLAPSVTILNTNSVLVESTPAPHSHNLSDTELLSYFRSGAFTIEQALNPLIAAAAPLFALATKVNLLTNQQTPQSLESRITHEMYSFECQARHQNFRTQTVLAARYGICVLLDELIHQSNWGQSHEWSPHRLLHLFYSSAAESEQFFSILERASSDPGQHQELLEFYYLSLSLGYYGKYPHTPEGQLLRQKVVDQLYQTLRRCRSEVSRILSINAGQKILGSDAKKRIQHPFTLIATVGLVLVTLAVSYSYIKLKRSSATLTNAINSFTMTQPGS is encoded by the coding sequence ATGAGTACGGATATTTTATTAGCCCCTTCGGTGACGATACTGAATACCAACTCAGTGTTGGTGGAAAGTACACCCGCACCACATTCCCACAACCTCAGTGATACTGAGCTGTTGTCCTATTTTCGATCAGGCGCTTTTACAATAGAGCAAGCCCTAAACCCATTGATTGCGGCGGCAGCCCCATTATTTGCGCTCGCTACCAAAGTAAACTTACTGACCAACCAACAAACCCCGCAATCATTGGAGTCGCGAATCACCCACGAGATGTATTCATTTGAATGCCAAGCACGCCATCAAAATTTTAGAACTCAAACGGTCCTGGCTGCACGATATGGTATTTGCGTACTCTTGGACGAGTTAATCCATCAGAGCAATTGGGGACAGTCGCATGAATGGTCCCCGCATCGACTATTACATCTTTTCTATAGCAGTGCTGCTGAAAGCGAACAATTCTTTTCAATTCTGGAACGAGCAAGCTCTGATCCTGGTCAACACCAGGAGCTTTTAGAATTTTACTACCTCAGCCTTAGCCTAGGTTATTATGGTAAGTATCCACACACACCTGAAGGCCAGCTGTTACGGCAGAAAGTCGTTGATCAGCTCTATCAAACTCTACGCCGCTGTCGCAGCGAAGTTTCAAGAATTTTGAGCATCAACGCAGGACAAAAAATCTTGGGGTCTGATGCAAAAAAACGCATACAGCACCCGTTTACACTCATTGCTACCGTCGGTTTAGTTTTAGTTACCTTGGCTGTTTCCTATAGTTACATCAAATTAAAACGATCCTCAGCGACTCTGACCAACGCAATTAATAGTTTTACCATGACCCAACCCGGGTCTTAA